The nucleotide sequence GTCACTCTTCGCAATGGGATCGATGGATTCCGCCTGCCGACCGATGCAGAGTGGGAATACTGTTGCCGAACTCATACGACGACCGATTTTTTCTTCGGAACGAGTGTCAAACTGCTCCCGGAGTTTGCAGTTTACTCACGCCCCACAACTCAACCTTGCGGGACAAAGCTGTGCAACGTCTGGGGATTTTTTGATCTGACGGGAAACGTCCACGAATGGTGCTGGGGTGGAAGCGATCCTTCTCACCGCATTTTTCGTGGAGGAAGCTCCCAAAACACATACAAAGCCTGCATGTCAACTTTCGTCTTCCGCGACGCCCTTCAGTCCAAGCGAACCGACGTTGTCGGATTTCGTGTCGTTCGCGGACCACTCATCACTCAAGCAACAGCACTTCCCGATCGTCACGCAAGTCGATAATCCGCAATCTACACCTCGGAATTCAGAACATCCGGTTTTCAAGCACTTCGAGATTTGCGTTTCAAAAGCGACCCGCTAGACTCTTCATCACATTGCTTCTCCCATATGGAGTAGAAAAAGTTTGAGTATCCACGGCATGAGCGACTGATCTCGAGTTGATTCTGTTCGCAAATCGTGTACTCTTTCTCGTCCCAATGAGTGAATCGTTGCCCGCTAAACATGGCAACACTCACTGACTGGTCACTACGCATCCGTAGCTCAATTGGATAGAGCACCGGTCTTCGGAACCGGGGGTTGGGGGTTCGAATCCCTCCGGGTGTACTTGATGAGACAACCCTCTCAGATGTCTTTAGGAGGACGTTTGAGAGGGTTGTTTCGTTTTGGGCAGTGTACTCCTCTTCCGCTTCGAGATCGCTTCGTCTTCCTTCTGCACTGGTCTCAACCGCTTCTTTGGCTGAGTGGGGGACTTCTAGTTCGAGTCGTTAAAACTTCGATCGGAAGGGCCTCTGACTTCACTCGTGATTTTGGAATGAGCAACTTGATTGGAATCGCGGTGTTGCTTGAATGTCTTTCCAGCGAAGCTGATGTTGGGAAAATCGAGATTGGTACGTCACACTGACAGGGCTCGTGACAAGGTAACCATATGCCAAAATCGACTCAGACGATCTCACCTGAATTCACACAACTCGTTGTGGAACAGCACGAGCAGCTGCGTTCGTTTGTGCGGACGTTGGGAGTCGCTCCTGACTGGGTGGACGATTTGGCTCAAGAAGTTTTTCTCGTTGCTTGGCGAGAAATTGATTCTTTCGATTCGCAGAGGGACCTCGGGAAGTGGCTTCGAGGGATCGCTCGAAATCTGGTCAGAAACGAACTTCGAAAAGATAAAAGGCGGCACCGAATCCTTCATCAACAGCTATCTGAAGTCCTTGTCAGGGCACCTGAGACGAGCGTAGAAGCTGAAGATTGGAACCAATATCGAATGTCTGCGCTTCGAGACTGCGTTGAACAACTCGCACCGAAGAGTCGCAAAATCGTCGCTGGCCGCTACGGGGATGGATGGAGGGCTCCGGATCTGGCCGACAGTTTGGGAATGACGGCAACTGCCGTCCGGCAGGCGCTCATGCGAATTCGTGAACAGCTGAAGCAGTGCATTGAATTCCGAGTCGTTGAGGGATGAGCCGTGTCGAAGAACCGATTCGAAGAACTTCTCAGTCTGATTCTTGATGACGATCTCACCGATGCAGAGATCGCCGAGTTGGTCGAATTGATCTCTCATGACTCTGCTCGATTGCAACAACTCCGCGATCACCTTCGAATCAGCGATCGACTATCGCAATACGAAGACGAGTTGCGCGACCAAGCGAGATTCTTGTCTGCTCTGGAAGTACGGGCACATGCTGCTGAGGATAGCGAGGACTTCGTCAATCAAGTTGTCGCGTCCGCTGCTCATGAAGAGAGTAGACAACTTCAGGGAAGCCAATCTCACAGCGGAGCCAAGAATCTTGCCGACTGGGCCCGACTCAAATCGATGACCGGTTGGATCATCGCGACGGCTGCGACGTTAGTGCTTATTGCCGTACTTGCTCGGCAGGAAGGACTTCTCGGGCTGAAAGAATCTTCGCTTCTCGTTGATGGAGAAATTAGCACCGATCCAGCAGATCTCGACGATGGCGGAGTTGCGGTGCTCACGCGAATCGCCGGGCTGTCCGGAACCGGGACTGATCACTGGGAAGTTGGGGAAACCATTCCTCCTGGTTCAATGGCATGGGAATCGGGTCTGCTCCAGTTGGAATTCTATTGTGGTGCGACCGTCGTCATTGAAGGACCGGCGGACATTGAAATCCTTGATGAGTCTCAAGTCATTTGTCGAAAGGGGCGACTTCGTGCCCACGTTCCGAAACCGGCTCGTGGATTTTCGGTGATCGCTCCTTCCTTCGAACTGGTCGACCTGGGAACCGAATTCGGTTTGAACGTCCCGGAAAATGGGACCGCTGAAGTTCACGTCTTCGACGGGAAGATCGAACTCTACGACGCGGAATCAAACCGCAATCAAGCAACGTTACGAGAGCTGAACGCCGGCGATGCGCTCGCTGTTGAGAGTGACGGAACTTCCAACTCCATTTCCGTCCGAGACACCGACTTCGTCAGCCCAGATCGGTTGAGCACACTCACAGACGCGCGACAGCGAGAACGGCTCCGCAACTGGCAGAATTTCCGCGATTCACTTCCGAATGACCCGCGTGTCATCGCTTACTTTCCCTTCGACAGAAACGATCACGCAGACCGCCTGCTGGTCGGGCATGGTCCGGACAGCTCGACAGTCGAGGGGGCAATTGTTGGGTGTGAATGGGCTGAGGGTCGATGGCCCGGAAAGGCATCCCTGCAATTTAAGCGGCCGGGGGACCGAGTCAGAATCACGATTCCTGGAGAATTTGAGTCCCTGTCATATTCCACCTGGATTCGAATTGACGGTCTCGATCGACTCTTCAATTCACTGGTATTGGCAGATGGCTTCAGCGTCAATCAACCACACTGGCAGATCAGGCAAAGTGGTTCGCTCGTCCTGGGAGTCCGCCACGCGGTTGATCAATCGAACAGCTACAAGACAGAGCCGATCTTCAATCTTTTCCGGCTTGGACAGTGGGTGCATCTAGCGACAGTTTACGACGCCGAAAACTCGTGTGTTGTTCACTACGTCAATGGAGAATTAGCAACCCGTCAACCTCTCAAATCAGCACCACCAGGGTTGCTAAGTATCGGAAACGCGACGATTGGCAACTGGAGTGCCCCAACCAGTCGACAACCTCGATCGAGTATTCGGAACTTGAATGGATGCATGGACGAACTGATTATCTTTGGGCAACCCATCGACGAAGACGAAGTGCGTCGGCTTTACGAAGTCGGACGTCCATAACATCCCGAATGACACTGCTCTGCAATTGTGCAGTGATGTGAGTTCGCTTGACCTCATCAATTCGAAGCAATGATGACAACTCATGAAATGCCGTCGAGAGACTGGAGGATCGCACTCCTGTCGCGTAACATCCAAACTCGCTTATTGGAACAAGAGACAACCTCAAGACAGAAACGTTGCTATCACGGCGTTCGATCAACAGTCCCTCCCAAGAACACAACCACGCCGGCCGTTTACGACCCTACCTCAAAGTAAACCCCACACTTCCTGTCGAAGGAAAACCTGGA is from Thalassoglobus sp. JC818 and encodes:
- a CDS encoding LamG-like jellyroll fold domain-containing protein, with the translated sequence MSKNRFEELLSLILDDDLTDAEIAELVELISHDSARLQQLRDHLRISDRLSQYEDELRDQARFLSALEVRAHAAEDSEDFVNQVVASAAHEESRQLQGSQSHSGAKNLADWARLKSMTGWIIATAATLVLIAVLARQEGLLGLKESSLLVDGEISTDPADLDDGGVAVLTRIAGLSGTGTDHWEVGETIPPGSMAWESGLLQLEFYCGATVVIEGPADIEILDESQVICRKGRLRAHVPKPARGFSVIAPSFELVDLGTEFGLNVPENGTAEVHVFDGKIELYDAESNRNQATLRELNAGDALAVESDGTSNSISVRDTDFVSPDRLSTLTDARQRERLRNWQNFRDSLPNDPRVIAYFPFDRNDHADRLLVGHGPDSSTVEGAIVGCEWAEGRWPGKASLQFKRPGDRVRITIPGEFESLSYSTWIRIDGLDRLFNSLVLADGFSVNQPHWQIRQSGSLVLGVRHAVDQSNSYKTEPIFNLFRLGQWVHLATVYDAENSCVVHYVNGELATRQPLKSAPPGLLSIGNATIGNWSAPTSRQPRSSIRNLNGCMDELIIFGQPIDEDEVRRLYEVGRP
- a CDS encoding sigma-70 family RNA polymerase sigma factor translates to MPKSTQTISPEFTQLVVEQHEQLRSFVRTLGVAPDWVDDLAQEVFLVAWREIDSFDSQRDLGKWLRGIARNLVRNELRKDKRRHRILHQQLSEVLVRAPETSVEAEDWNQYRMSALRDCVEQLAPKSRKIVAGRYGDGWRAPDLADSLGMTATAVRQALMRIREQLKQCIEFRVVEG